A genomic region of Serratia fonticola contains the following coding sequences:
- the atpE gene encoding F0F1 ATP synthase subunit C — protein sequence MENLSMDLLYMAAAVMMGLAAIGAAIGIGILGGKFLEGAARQPDLIPLLRTQFFIVMGLVDAIPMIAVGLGLYVMFAVA from the coding sequence ATGGAAAACCTGAGTATGGATCTGCTGTACATGGCTGCCGCTGTGATGATGGGTTTAGCGGCAATCGGTGCTGCGATCGGTATCGGCATCCTGGGTGGTAAATTCTTGGAAGGCGCTGCACGTCAGCCTGACCTGATTCCTCTGCTGCGTACACAGTTCTTTATCGTTATGGGTCTGGTTGACGCCATCCCGATGATCGCTGTTGGTCTGGGGCTGTACGTGATGTTTGCTGTCGCGTAA
- the atpB gene encoding F0F1 ATP synthase subunit A, which yields MSAGEVLTPQEYIGHHLTQLQVGTGFWSINVDSMFFSIVLGVVFLAIFRKVAKNATSGVPGKLQTAVELIVGFVDNSVKDMYHGKSKVIAPLALTVFVWVFLMNLMDLIPVDFLPTIGERYLGLPALRVVPTADVNITLSMALAVFVLILFYSIKMKGVGGFVKELTMQPFNHPVFIPINLILEGVSLLSKPVSLGLRLFGNMYAGELIFILIAGLLPWWSQWILSLPWAIFHILIITLQAFIFMVLTIVYLSMASEEH from the coding sequence ATGTCTGCAGGAGAAGTCTTGACTCCACAGGAGTATATCGGTCACCACCTGACGCAGCTTCAGGTCGGGACGGGGTTCTGGTCGATTAACGTCGACTCGATGTTTTTCTCCATTGTCCTCGGGGTTGTTTTTCTGGCGATTTTCCGCAAAGTTGCCAAAAATGCCACCAGTGGTGTGCCAGGGAAGTTGCAAACCGCCGTTGAGCTGATTGTTGGCTTCGTCGATAACAGCGTCAAGGATATGTATCACGGCAAGAGCAAGGTGATTGCTCCGCTGGCGCTGACCGTGTTCGTCTGGGTGTTTCTGATGAACCTGATGGACCTGATCCCGGTGGATTTCCTGCCAACCATTGGTGAGCGTTATCTCGGCCTGCCTGCATTGCGCGTGGTACCAACCGCGGATGTGAATATCACGTTGTCGATGGCATTGGCCGTATTTGTCCTGATTCTGTTCTATAGCATCAAAATGAAAGGCGTTGGTGGGTTCGTTAAAGAGTTAACCATGCAGCCGTTCAACCACCCGGTGTTCATTCCAATCAACCTGATTCTTGAAGGTGTCAGCCTGCTGTCCAAACCTGTTTCTCTGGGTCTGCGACTGTTCGGCAACATGTATGCGGGTGAGTTGATCTTCATCCTGATTGCCGGCCTGTTGCCGTGGTGGTCACAGTGGATCCTGAGTTTGCCTTGGGCAATCTTCCACATCCTGATCATTACGCTTCAAGCCTTTATTTTCATGGTTCTGACGATTGTCTATCTGTCGATGGCATCTGAAGAGCACTGA
- the atpI gene encoding F0F1 ATP synthase subunit I, which produces MSVSLYSGKVARKLLFLQLMTFVLISAAFWLKSLEWSGSAFAGGLAAWLPNAMFMLFALRHQAQTPAPGRVAWSFAIGEGLKVVITIVLLIVALGVFKAAFIPLGLTYLAVLIVQIVAPAVINSYRT; this is translated from the coding sequence ATGTCTGTGTCCCTTTACAGCGGAAAAGTTGCACGCAAACTGCTGTTCCTGCAGTTAATGACTTTTGTTTTGATCAGCGCTGCTTTTTGGCTGAAAAGTCTGGAGTGGAGCGGCTCGGCATTCGCAGGCGGTCTTGCAGCCTGGTTACCGAACGCCATGTTTATGCTGTTTGCCTTGCGTCATCAGGCGCAGACGCCGGCGCCCGGTCGGGTTGCCTGGTCGTTCGCCATTGGCGAGGGGCTGAAGGTCGTGATCACCATCGTGTTGTTGATCGTGGCGCTTGGGGTGTTCAAAGCGGCGTTTATACCGCTTGGCCTGACCTATTTAGCGGTGTTGATTGTGCAGATAGTGGCACCAGCCGTGATAAACAGTTACCGAACTTAA
- the rsmG gene encoding 16S rRNA (guanine(527)-N(7))-methyltransferase RsmG, which yields MQKKLDSLLSAAGIALPDQQKQQLLGYVGMLDKWNKAYNLTSVRDPLQMLVRHILDSIVVNPHLEGTRFIDVGTGPGLPGIPLAIVRPDAHFTLLDSLGKRVRFLRQVQHELGLKNIEPVQSRVEAFPAEPPFDGVISRAFASLQDMLSWCHHLPTQGQGRFYALKGVCPEDELAQLPEGVSLESVIRLQVPELEGERHLVVLKRN from the coding sequence GTGCAAAAAAAATTAGATTCGTTGCTTTCAGCAGCTGGAATTGCGCTTCCCGATCAACAAAAACAGCAATTGTTGGGTTATGTCGGTATGCTCGACAAGTGGAACAAGGCTTACAACCTCACTTCAGTTCGCGATCCTCTGCAAATGCTGGTGCGTCATATATTGGATAGCATTGTGGTTAATCCACACCTGGAGGGGACACGCTTTATCGATGTAGGGACGGGCCCTGGTCTGCCTGGCATTCCTTTGGCGATCGTACGTCCCGATGCGCATTTCACCCTACTGGACAGCTTGGGTAAGCGCGTACGCTTTCTGCGGCAGGTGCAGCATGAGTTGGGGCTGAAAAATATTGAACCTGTACAAAGCCGTGTAGAAGCGTTTCCGGCAGAGCCGCCTTTTGATGGCGTAATCAGCCGCGCTTTTGCTTCGCTGCAAGATATGTTGTCCTGGTGCCACCATCTGCCTACGCAAGGGCAGGGGCGTTTCTATGCGCTGAAAGGGGTTTGCCCTGAGGACGAGTTGGCACAGTTGCCGGAGGGGGTTTCTCTGGAGTCGGTGATCCGTTTACAGGTGCCGGAATTGGAAGGTGAACGGCATTTGGTGGTTCTCAAGCGAAATTAA
- the mnmG gene encoding tRNA uridine-5-carboxymethylaminomethyl(34) synthesis enzyme MnmG codes for MFYPDQFDVIIIGGGHAGTEAAMAAARMGRQTLLLTHNIDTLGQMSCNPAIGGIGKGHLVKEIDALGGLMAKAIDHAGIQFRILNASKGPAVRATRAQADRVLYRQAVRTALENQPNLMIFQQAVEDLIVENDRVVGAVTQMGLKFRAKAVVLTVGTFLDGKIHIGLENYSGGRAGDPPSISLSRRLRELPLRVNRLKTGTPPRIDARTIDFSVLAEQHGDTPIPVFSFLGNASQHPQQVPCYITHTNEKTHEVIRNNLDRSPMYAGIIEGIGPRYCPSIEDKVMRFADRNAHQIFLEPEGLTSNEIYPNGISTSLPFDVQMQIVRSMEGMQNARIVRPGYAIEYDFFDPRDLKPTLESKFIQGLFFAGQINGTTGYEEAAAQGLLAGLNAGRYASEDEGWSPRRDQAYLGVLVDDLSTLGTKEPYRMFTSRAEYRLMLREDNADLRLTEKGRELGLVDDERWARYCEKLEHIEQERQRLRDIWVHPHSENVDQVNVLLKAPLSREVNGEELLRRPEMDYAQLTAVAAFSPALEDTQAAEQVEIQVKYEGYIARQQDEIEKQQRNENTVLPLDLDYRQVSGLSNEVIAKLNDHKPNSIGQASRISGITPAAISILLIWLKKQGLLRRSA; via the coding sequence ATGTTTTATCCAGATCAATTTGACGTCATTATCATCGGTGGGGGTCATGCCGGTACCGAAGCGGCAATGGCTGCTGCGCGTATGGGACGTCAAACGTTATTACTGACACACAATATCGACACGCTGGGACAAATGTCCTGTAATCCGGCGATTGGTGGTATTGGTAAAGGGCATCTGGTTAAGGAAATTGATGCACTCGGTGGACTGATGGCCAAGGCGATCGACCATGCAGGCATTCAGTTTAGGATACTAAACGCCAGCAAAGGCCCTGCCGTTCGAGCAACCCGGGCTCAGGCCGATCGTGTCTTGTATCGGCAAGCCGTTCGTACCGCATTAGAGAACCAACCAAACCTGATGATCTTCCAACAGGCGGTTGAAGATCTTATTGTGGAAAACGATCGCGTAGTGGGCGCCGTTACCCAAATGGGCCTCAAATTCCGAGCTAAAGCGGTAGTACTCACCGTGGGGACTTTCTTGGATGGCAAGATCCATATTGGTCTCGAGAATTACAGCGGCGGTCGTGCTGGAGATCCTCCGTCGATCTCTCTATCACGACGTCTGCGTGAGTTACCGCTGCGTGTCAATCGTCTGAAAACAGGGACACCACCGCGTATTGATGCTCGGACTATTGATTTCAGTGTTCTGGCAGAACAGCATGGTGATACGCCTATCCCGGTGTTTTCTTTCCTGGGTAATGCCAGCCAGCATCCGCAGCAAGTTCCGTGCTACATCACACACACCAATGAAAAAACCCACGAGGTGATCCGCAACAACCTCGATCGTAGCCCGATGTATGCCGGGATCATTGAAGGGATCGGACCACGTTATTGCCCGTCGATCGAAGACAAAGTGATGCGTTTTGCCGATCGTAATGCTCATCAGATCTTCCTTGAACCGGAAGGATTGACCAGCAATGAAATTTACCCGAACGGCATTTCCACCAGCCTGCCATTCGATGTCCAGATGCAAATTGTGCGTTCGATGGAAGGGATGCAGAATGCGCGCATTGTGCGCCCAGGTTATGCCATCGAATATGATTTCTTCGATCCGCGCGATCTGAAACCGACGCTGGAAAGCAAATTCATCCAGGGTCTGTTCTTTGCTGGCCAGATCAATGGCACTACTGGCTATGAAGAGGCCGCGGCACAAGGTCTGTTGGCTGGGTTAAATGCGGGTCGTTATGCCTCGGAAGACGAAGGTTGGTCACCACGCCGCGATCAGGCTTATCTGGGCGTGCTGGTAGACGATCTCAGTACCTTGGGCACTAAAGAACCCTATCGCATGTTTACCTCCAGAGCTGAATATCGTCTGATGCTGCGTGAAGACAATGCAGATCTTCGCTTGACAGAAAAAGGGCGTGAACTTGGCTTGGTGGATGATGAGCGTTGGGCACGTTACTGCGAGAAGCTCGAGCACATCGAACAGGAACGTCAGCGCTTACGGGATATCTGGGTACACCCGCACTCGGAAAATGTCGATCAGGTTAACGTCTTGCTAAAGGCTCCGCTGTCACGTGAAGTCAACGGTGAAGAACTGTTACGTCGTCCTGAAATGGACTATGCCCAACTGACGGCGGTTGCTGCTTTTTCTCCTGCCCTAGAGGATACCCAAGCCGCTGAGCAAGTGGAAATCCAGGTGAAATACGAAGGTTATATCGCTCGCCAGCAAGATGAGATCGAAAAACAGCAACGCAACGAAAACACCGTGCTACCGCTGGATCTTGATTACCGTCAGGTTTCCGGGTTATCGAATGAAGTGATCGCCAAACTCAACGATCACAAACCTAACTCGATCGGCCAGGCATCACGCATTTCTGGCATCACGCCAGCTGCGATTTCTATTCTGCTGATCTGGCTGAAAAAACAGGGGTTGCTGCGCCGTAGCGCCTAA
- the mioC gene encoding FMN-binding protein MioC yields the protein MADITLISGSTLGSAEYVAEHLAEKLEEAGFSTEMLHGPELEELTLSGLWLVVSSTHGAGDLPDNLQPLLEQVEEQQPDLSQVTFGAVGLGSSEYDTFCGAIKQIDDLFQARGAKRIGDRLEIDVTQHEIPEDPAEEWVRNWINLL from the coding sequence ATGGCAGACATTACTCTGATCAGTGGCAGTACGCTTGGCAGTGCTGAATACGTGGCTGAACATTTGGCTGAAAAGCTTGAAGAAGCCGGTTTTTCTACAGAGATGCTGCATGGCCCTGAATTGGAAGAGCTAACGCTGTCCGGGCTGTGGCTGGTGGTTTCCTCCACACATGGCGCAGGCGATCTACCGGATAATCTGCAACCGCTGTTGGAACAGGTAGAAGAACAGCAACCTGATTTATCCCAGGTAACGTTTGGCGCTGTTGGCCTAGGCAGTTCTGAGTACGACACCTTCTGTGGCGCGATCAAACAGATCGACGATCTTTTCCAGGCTCGAGGAGCGAAAAGGATCGGCGATCGTCTCGAGATCGACGTGACCCAACATGAAATTCCCGAGGATCCGGCAGAAGAATGGGTAAGAAATTGGATTAATTTACTCTAA
- the asnC gene encoding transcriptional regulator AsnC produces MAEIYQIDNLDRGILNALMENARTPYAELAKNFAVSPGTIHVRVEKMKQAGIITGARVDVNPKQLGYDVCCFIGIILKSAKDYPSALKKLESLEEVVEAYYTTGHYSVFIKVMCRSIDALQQVLINKIQTIDEIQSTETLISLQNPIMRTITP; encoded by the coding sequence ATGGCGGAAATTTATCAGATCGATAATCTCGATCGCGGCATCCTTAACGCCTTAATGGAAAATGCCCGTACGCCTTACGCCGAACTGGCCAAGAACTTCGCCGTTAGCCCTGGCACGATTCACGTGCGGGTAGAGAAGATGAAGCAGGCCGGGATCATTACCGGTGCAAGGGTGGATGTGAATCCAAAACAGCTGGGTTATGACGTCTGCTGTTTTATTGGCATTATATTAAAGAGCGCCAAAGACTATCCTTCAGCACTGAAAAAACTCGAAAGCCTGGAGGAAGTGGTAGAAGCCTATTACACCACTGGCCACTACAGCGTGTTCATCAAGGTGATGTGCCGCTCGATCGATGCGCTGCAACAGGTACTTATCAACAAGATCCAGACTATCGACGAGATCCAGTCAACAGAGACCCTGATCTCGCTGCAGAACCCGATTATGCGTACCATTACGCCTTAA
- the asnA gene encoding aspartate--ammonia ligase, producing MKKQFIQKQQQISFVKSFFSRQLEQQLGLIEVQAPILSRLGDGTQDNLSGSEKAVQVKVKSLPESTFEVVHSLAKWKRKTLGCYDFSAGEGLYTHMKALRPDEDRLTPIHSVYVDQWDWERVMGDGERSPAYLQDTVKRIYDAIKETEAAVSREFGLAPFLPEQIHFIHSETLLQRYPDLDAKGRERAIAKELGAVFLIGIGGKLSHGKSHDVRAPDYDDWTTPGAEGQKGLNGDIVVWNPVLQDAFELSSMGIRVDAAALQHQLTLTDDLDRLKLEWHQSLLRGEMPQTIGGGIGQSRLVMLLLQLSHIGQVQCGVWAPEVRESIEGLL from the coding sequence ATGAAAAAGCAGTTTATCCAAAAACAACAACAAATCAGCTTTGTGAAATCTTTCTTCTCCCGCCAGCTAGAGCAACAGTTGGGTTTGATTGAGGTCCAGGCACCGATCCTCAGCCGCTTGGGTGATGGTACCCAAGATAACCTTTCTGGTAGTGAGAAAGCCGTTCAGGTGAAAGTAAAAAGCTTGCCGGAATCGACCTTTGAAGTGGTGCATTCGCTGGCAAAATGGAAACGTAAAACTCTTGGCTGTTACGATTTTAGCGCGGGTGAAGGTTTGTATACCCACATGAAAGCGTTACGCCCGGATGAAGATCGCCTGACGCCGATCCACTCGGTGTATGTTGATCAATGGGACTGGGAAAGGGTAATGGGAGATGGCGAACGTAGCCCGGCTTACCTGCAGGATACCGTTAAGCGGATTTATGACGCTATAAAAGAAACGGAAGCGGCGGTAAGCCGTGAATTTGGTCTGGCACCGTTCCTGCCAGAGCAGATTCATTTTATTCACAGCGAAACCCTGTTACAGCGTTACCCAGATTTAGATGCCAAAGGCCGCGAGCGTGCCATCGCTAAAGAATTGGGCGCGGTATTCCTGATTGGCATCGGCGGTAAATTGTCCCATGGCAAATCCCATGATGTGCGTGCGCCGGATTATGATGACTGGACGACACCGGGTGCCGAAGGACAGAAAGGTCTCAACGGCGACATTGTGGTGTGGAACCCGGTATTGCAGGATGCGTTCGAGCTTTCTTCCATGGGGATCCGTGTTGATGCTGCGGCATTGCAACATCAGCTGACGCTGACGGATGACCTGGATCGCCTGAAGTTGGAATGGCATCAGTCGCTGTTGCGCGGTGAAATGCCGCAGACGATTGGCGGCGGCATTGGGCAATCACGACTGGTGATGTTGTTGCTGCAACTGTCGCATATTGGCCAGGTACAGTGCGGCGTGTGGGCACCGGAAGTGCGCGAGTCTATAGAAGGGTTGCTGTAA
- the viaA gene encoding ATPase RavA stimulator ViaA — protein sequence MLSLETLDLLLSIAEGELIEEMIIGMLAAPQLMVYFNKFPAIRRALNHDLPRWKRQLKERVHQAMVPPALAQEFYRYQQCQLETPSQFFHNLNDTLDLLRQLISPFYEQARKLVDTADLANHPLDGSFQTLFLQRWRISLTLQATMLHHQLLDQEREQLMAELQERLALSGALEPVLAENDTAAGRLWDMSKGHLQRGDYQRLVEYGNFLQQQPELQKLAQQLGRSYEAKAVPQQDAQPEPFRVMVQVPAIQPEEVSGIHQSDDILRLLPPELATLGIEELEFEFYRRLLEKRLLSYRLQGDAWQEQILMRQVTHQQQDQQPRGPFIVCVDTSGSMGGFNEQCAKAFCLALLRIALADNRRCYIMLFANQIVHYELTAASGIEQAVRFLGQHFRGGTDLAACLNATVTKMAESDWFDADAVIISDFIAQRLPDEVIKKVKQQQQSHQQRFHAVAMSAYGKPGIMRIFDHIWRFDTGLKSRLMRRWRR from the coding sequence CGCCGAAGGGGAACTGATCGAAGAGATGATCATTGGCATGTTAGCCGCCCCACAGCTAATGGTGTATTTCAATAAATTCCCGGCAATACGCCGGGCGCTGAACCACGATCTTCCCCGTTGGAAACGGCAACTAAAAGAGCGGGTTCACCAGGCCATGGTGCCCCCGGCGTTGGCACAGGAGTTTTACCGTTACCAGCAATGCCAGTTGGAAACCCCCTCTCAGTTCTTCCATAATCTCAACGATACGCTCGACTTACTACGCCAACTGATTTCGCCGTTTTATGAGCAGGCGAGAAAACTGGTCGATACCGCCGATCTGGCCAACCATCCCCTTGATGGCAGTTTCCAGACCCTGTTTTTACAGCGTTGGCGCATCAGCCTGACATTACAGGCCACGATGTTGCACCACCAGTTGCTGGATCAGGAGCGAGAACAGTTAATGGCCGAACTGCAGGAACGATTGGCATTAAGCGGGGCACTGGAGCCGGTTCTGGCAGAGAATGACACCGCCGCAGGCCGATTATGGGATATGAGCAAAGGCCACTTGCAACGCGGTGACTACCAACGGCTGGTGGAATATGGCAACTTCCTGCAACAACAACCCGAATTACAAAAGCTGGCTCAGCAGTTGGGGCGCAGCTATGAAGCCAAGGCCGTGCCACAACAGGATGCACAACCTGAGCCGTTTCGGGTAATGGTTCAGGTTCCTGCCATTCAGCCAGAAGAAGTCAGCGGTATTCACCAGAGTGACGATATTCTGCGGTTATTACCGCCAGAGCTGGCCACGCTGGGTATTGAAGAGTTGGAATTCGAGTTTTACCGGCGGCTACTGGAAAAGCGGCTGCTGAGTTACCGCTTGCAGGGCGACGCCTGGCAGGAACAGATCCTGATGCGCCAGGTCACCCATCAGCAACAGGATCAGCAACCTCGCGGGCCATTTATTGTTTGTGTCGATACTTCCGGTTCGATGGGCGGTTTTAATGAACAATGTGCCAAAGCCTTTTGTCTGGCGTTATTACGTATCGCGTTGGCCGACAACCGCCGTTGTTACATCATGTTGTTTGCCAACCAGATTGTGCACTATGAATTGACGGCAGCCAGCGGCATTGAACAGGCAGTGCGCTTTTTGGGCCAGCATTTTCGAGGGGGAACCGATTTGGCGGCCTGCCTGAACGCAACGGTGACAAAAATGGCAGAAAGCGATTGGTTTGATGCCGATGCGGTGATTATTTCCGACTTTATTGCTCAGCGATTGCCGGATGAGGTGATAAAGAAAGTAAAACAACAGCAGCAAAGTCACCAACAACGCTTTCATGCGGTGGCGATGTCGGCTTATGGTAAACCCGGTATCATGCGCATCTTCGATCATATCTGGCGCTTTGATACCGGGTTAAAAAGCCGTTTAATGCGCCGCTGGCGGCGCTAA